Below is a window of Callithrix jacchus isolate 240 chromosome 15, calJac240_pri, whole genome shotgun sequence DNA.
TGGTTGTAAACACCAGATCTGTCTCTAAAGCCTGTGTTCGCTTACCCCCAACgttttatttcaaaacatttcaaaCCTACAAAAGTGTTGAAACATAGTACACCTGTTCATTTACTCTTCATCTGGAGTCTCCTGAGCTTGATTAAAGCCACATCCATCACCTCACCTCCTCTAAGGTACTGGTTGGGGTGTGACTGGTACATGGCACCAAATTTGGGATCTGATAGAAGAAAGACATGGGGTCGGGCgccggggctcacgcctgtaatctcagcactttgggaggcagaggagggaggatcacctgaggtcagaagttcaagaccagactggccaaatggtgaaaccccatctctaccaaaaatacaaaacttagctgggtgtggtggtacacacctctaagcccagctactccggaggctgaagcaggataatcacttgaagccaggaggcagaggttgcagtgagccgagatcgtgccattgcactccagccggggcaactagagcaaaactccggctcaaaaaaacaaataataaagtaaatccTGATTCTACTACTTGATatatctcctctgtaaaatggacataacCCTACCAATCTCAAAAGGTTGTAATAAGTACATGGAATCACTTTAAAGCAGTACTGATATAAAGCGCATCAGTCACACCCCTTCTAAGGCTTCACAGGGAAAGACGAGAAGATATAGAGTAGGAAGACCTTGTCTTGTTCTGCTTTTAGCTCCAGAATTTGGCGCGAAGCACAGGACTTTATTGACCGACTTCTACTCCATTTGGCTCCCCAAAGGATTTAAAATGGTAGCCACGGGAATAGCAGAGTACTCTCATTCAACTGGGAAGGAATATCAAATGAGGTtaataggccgggcgcgatggctcacgcctgtaattccagcactttgggaggccaaagcaggcgggtcacttgaggtcaggagtttgagaccagcctagccaacatagtgaaaccccgtttctactaaaaatacaaaaatcagcggggtgtggtggtgggcacctgtaatcccagctactcggaaggctgaggcaggagaatcgcttgaacccggtaggcggaggttgcagtgagctgagatcgcgccactgcactccagcctgggtgacactgcgagactccgtctcaaaaacaccaccaccaaatGAAGTTAATATTCCACAGTGGTGTGGGCTAGACAGTTAACACAGAGGTTAAACAGGCGGCTATCAAGCGTCCAGGATTTCAAGAAATCCAGTGTGTCTGTCGCGCCACGCAGCCAACTGGAGTGTCACTGTGGGTTCTATTTACACCGTTATGAGAAAAACCTACCACCGAAAAATCTCGGTGTCTGGGATCGCAGACCGCCCTTCTACAGCAGCCAGCGCACCCAAACCCCACAGGGCGAAGTCCCGCGGCTTTCAGGAAACTCCGGGGAGGAGGGGGTCGGGTGGCGCCTACGGCGCGGGGGACGCTGGGAGTGTCAGTCTTCGCCGGCCTCCGGGGGCCGGGTCCGAGGCCCGGGCTCTCAGGCCGCGGGGGTGGGTGGGTCGCCGCGCGCCGGGGCTCGCCCCGGCGTTTCCGGTCGCAGGCTGgctctggaggaggaggggcgCCGTGGCGGAGGCGCGCGAGGCTGTCTGGGAAAAAGGGAGGTGTGAACTGGTGCGCGCGCAGCGAGGCGGCAGTAGCGGCGGAGATGGAAGAAGGAGGTCGGGACAAGGCGCCGGTGCAGCCCCAGCAGTCCCCGGCGGCGGCCCCCGGCGGCGCGGACGAGAAGCCGAGCGGCAAGGAGCGGCGGGATGCCGGGGACAAGGACAAAGAGCAGGAGCTGGTGAGGCGCGGCCCGGAGAGCCGGCGGAGGAGGCCGCGGGGCTGAGTCACGGCGGCTCCGCAGGCCTTAGCCCCGACTCCCAACGGCCCCACCGCACCAGGGAGAGGGCTGCTGGGGCGACCCCCGGGACTCCCGGCACCCTGACTCTCTGCTCCTCATTCCTCCATTCCGCGCTGTCACCTCTGCCGTCCCCACCAACTCTCACCACCGCCGCGTGAGGTGGGCTCGGGCGGGTCATTGTCACCTCGGTTTCCTAGACTGGCATTCAGGTAGAGCCTGGTTCAGAACCCAGGCTGATTTCCCACCAGGCTCCCCATTCCTACTCTGTTTCCTTGTCCACCTGGCCCGGGTAAGTGGGAGGAGGACGTCTTTGGGATTCCTTCTCTACTTGAGCTTGTTTCTCCCAATCCTCCAGTCCGAGGAGGATAAACAGCTTCAAGATGAACTGGAGATGCTCGTGGAACGACTGGGGGTGAGTCACGAGGTTAACATGATTCCGTGCACGTTTGGATCTTTCCCACCTGTTTTATTCCGTTTTGAGGCAACTCCTGTGTGCGGTGGGCTGTATTTTAGGATCAGTGTTATGATGAtgttgggaggcaggagaattgcaaagGGTATTTGTACAGTTTTGTAGCTTTCTTTGTGGGAGAAGCAGAGTTCCTAACTTTTAACTTGGGTCATTTGTTTCTGTGCCAGGCAGGGTGCAGGGAGTTAAGGAATCACAGGTGAATGAATAAGACACAGCTATTTCCTTGGGGGAGTTGTTAAATTAAATATCTCTGTGTTATGACTTGGAGGGGTGTGACTCCTTTTTGTCTGAGCCCTATCATCTTTTGATCAGGAGAAGGACACATCCCTGTATCGACCAGCGCTGGAGGAATTGCGAAGGCAGATTCGTTCTTCTACGACTTCCATGACTTCAGTGCCCAAGCCTCTCAAATTTCTGCGCCCACACTATGGCAAACTAAAGGAAATCTATGAGAACATGGCCCCTGGGGAGAATAAGGTAAAACTGTTTCAAACCTGGTGGAGGCCTCGTTTAGGAATTCTTTTTACTCAGACCATGGGGCTCGTTGTGAGTCACAGGAAGCCTGATAGACCTAAGGCCTGATCTCTTTGAGCGAGTTCATCATAGTCAAAATGTCCACAAAAGAGCTGAGAGGAGGATCAGCTTCTCAGAAGATACTGTTTCTGTCATTTGTGTTGGACTTTAGGGTTTCATTAGCATGGGTTATTTTTAACTCATGTTTaaccttgatttttctctttccttctctcccatgTACATTCATGTCTAAAATATGCTCCACATTCAGTCACTTCTCTGCCTGCTGGTGCAACCCTAATCCTGGAGATGTTCGGTTTTTGCATGGGCTGTTGCAGCACCTCTTAACTGGCGTTCTTGCTGTTGTCCTTTTCTCCTATACAGTCTGTCTTTCACCTAGCACCTATCCTGATCTTTGTTGGTTGTGGGTCTTTTCTGTGTAAAACCTTTTAATAGCTTATAAttgtaattaaactaaaattaagagctttcatttttctccacattaTCCCTTGTTTATCACCCTTCAGCTGTGTTAATTTAAAAGGGAGGTAGTGGcggggcacgatggctcacacctgtaaccccaacactttggggggctgaggtgggcagatcacctgaggtcaggagttaaagaccagcctggccaacatggtgaaatcccgtcgctactaagtatacaaaaaaaaaaaaaaaaattagccagacttggtggcgggcaactataatcccagctatacacaggaggctgatgcaggataatcacttgaactgtCAGGCAGCGGTTCCattgagccaagagcacaccattgcactccagcctgggtgacaagagcgaaactctgtctcaaaaaaaaaatggaggtggggagggatagcctggggagaaatgccaaatgtgggtgaaggggagaagaaaagcaaagcacactgccatgtgtgtacctacgcaactgtcttgcatgctctgctcatgtaccccaaaacctataatccaataaaaaattaaaaaaaaaaaaaaaaaaaaaaaaaaatggagatagcAACACCAACCTTGGTTTTTGTGAGGTTTGGCTTAGATGGCCTGTTAAATTTTTTGTACTATCTACATAGCTAATTTGGGAGACAATGATCTTGATTCCATGATGCATGCTCCCCTAATGCTGGACTGCTGGGTTTGACTTCAAAGGAATGTTTTCTTTATAGCGTTTTGCTGCTGACATCATCTCTGTTTTGGCCATGACCGTGAGTGGGGAACGTGAGTGCCTCAAGTATCGGCTAGTGGGCTCCCAGGAGGAATTGGCATCATGGGGTCATGAGTATGTCAGGTAAGATCTTTTCTTCTTGGGAATCTGAAGGGGGCTCTGAGTCTCTAGGATAATTTAGAATCCAGAGTACTGTCTATCTTGGAGTATCTGTGTATTGAATTTCCCAGACAATGCATTTCTTGACCCACAGAGAAGTGCATCCCCTGAAGCTATACTTAATGGTCTGGGTGTATCTGTAGGCATCTGGCAGGAGAAGTGGCTAAGGAGTGGCAGGAGCTGGATGACGCGGAGAAGGTACAGCGGGAGCCACTGCTCACTCTGGTGAAGGAAATCGTCCCGTATAACATGGCCCACAATGCAGAGCATGAGGCCTGCGACCTGCTTATGGAAATTGAGCAGGTGGACATGCTGGAGAAGGACATCGATGAGAATGCATACGCAAAGGTCTGCCTTTATCTCACCAGGTGAGTGAACACGGTAGGGATGGGTGGCAGGTGTGCCCTCCTTAGCACCTCTCTCTCAACTGTGCCTCCTCTACTTTGCCAGAGCATTTCCTCAAGCATAGCATCACGCTGTAGTTAATCTGTTGATGTCTGTGAGTTTCTTGAGGACAGAGACTGTCTTCTTAGTAGTTCTAacatctagcacagtgcctggtgtatAGTAGGTATTCACTGTTTATTTTGGGTAAGTGAATTGAATGGGGAAAATGAGTGTGTGGgactttctgaattcttttttacttttacttttgtaGTTGTGTGAATTATGTGCCTGAGCCTGAGAACTCAGCACTACTGCGTTGTGCCCTGGGTGTGTTCCGAAAGTTTAGCCGCTTCCCTGAAGCTCTGAGATTGGCACTGATGCTCAATGACATGGAGTTGGTAGAAGACATCTTCACCTCCTGCAAGGATGTGTATGTAGAAAAGAAGCTGGCAAAGGAAGAGATAAGCCCATGATTAGGGAATTTGCATGGAGAGCTGGGAGCTgtagtttctggtgagggcttgagGGTATTTTCCTGTGCTCTTAGTGGGCAGTAGTGAGCAGATACGCGGGCTCTCTCCACAGGGTAGTACAGAAACAGATGGCATTCATGCTAGGCCGGCATGGGGTGTTCCTGGAGCTGAGTGAAGATGTAGAGGAGTATGAGGACCTGACAGAGATCATGTCCAACGTACAGCTCAACAGCAACTTCTTGGCCTTAGCTCGGGAGGTAAGACTGCTCATTTTTCATCGAGGCCTTTTGGTTGTAATTCTTCCTTCCATTTTACCTCTCTGACTCTACCTCTGACTAGACTCTCCTTGATTAGAATTGCCATTCACTGGGATAGCAGAAGGGACAGCTGGGGGAGTTCTAGGGGAGCAATTGTGACCTTCTGACTTCTCTTTAGCTGGACATCATGGAGCCCAAGGTGCCTGATGACATCTACAAAACTCACCTAGAGAACAACAGTGAGTAGCCCTGTTCTATGTATGAGAATTGGAGGATTGTAATTAGGCCCCTTGTATTGGGAGTGATGGCTTGGCCAATGTGCTTCTCCTAGTGAGCTCAGAATTCCCATGAAGCTTTTTCAGGTGACTGCTTGGGGATGTAGTTAGAGGACACTGAGGGACCAGCTCAGAACCAGAGACCAGCTGCCATGCTGTGTTTCTTTCTTGTCCTACCTGAAACCTTTCCTtacttttcctttccctcctttgcAGGGTTTGGGGGCAGCGGCTCTCAGGTGGACTCTGCCCGCATGAACCTGGCCTCCTCTTTTGTGAATGGCTTTGTGAATGCAGCTTTTGGCCAAGACAAGCTGCTAACAGATGATGGCAACAAATGGCTTTATAAGAACAAGGACCACGGTATAACTCTGTTCccgttttgttttttgttttgctatgaTCACTCCTTTTGTCCTCTTGGAGCCATAATCTGACAAGAGATCCACCATGCATTTCTTGGGAGAGCTCTTTATAATAACAGGATCCTCAGGATAGGGCCATTTTAAGACTAATAGATTCTTCTTGGTGTAGGAATGTTGAGTGCAGCTGCATCCCTTGGCATGATTCTGCTGTGGGATGTGGATGGTGGCCTCACCCAGATTGACAAGTACCTGTACTCCTCTGAGGACTATATCAAGGTTGGTCTGGATACAGCCCGCTCATGGGGACTTCCCCCTTCCATATTCTGGTGCCTAGCAGTGCCTCTCTTTCACTGATGAGGTCTGCCCAGTTTTTAACTCCAGTTAAGGTGGGTGCTGCAGTGAGGCCCATGTTGCCCTCTTTGTGGTAAGGAAGGTAGAGTATCCTGAGTGAAGAATCTGTTTGCTCTTTGTAGTCAGGAGCTCTTCTTGCCTGTGGCATAGTGAACTCTGGGGTCCGGAATGAGTGTGACCCTGCTCTGGCACTGCTCTCAGACTATGTTCTCCACAACAGCAACACCATGAGACTTGGTTCCATCTTTGGGTAAGGTTCCTCGCTTGTCTTTCTGGTAGTGCTCAGCCTGTGCACTCTGGAGAACAGGAACTGGGCCCTTTTCACCTATATTGCCAAGGGCTCTCACTGTGCCTGTTGGGTATCTGGCTCTTGGTGAATATTTGTTGAGATGGTGAATGAATGACTGGTCCTCTTTTTGTTCTCTTCTTGGTGTATCCATGGGACCACCTCTCCATGGCTTTTGCAGGCTAGGCTTGGCCTATGCTGGTTCAAATCGTGAAGATGTCCTAACGCTGCTGCTGCCCGTGATGGGAGATTCAAAGTCTAGCATGGAGGTGAGTAGAGGCCACTGAGCATTTAGAGTAAGTAGAGAAGGTGCTTTGAGTCCTACTTTCTGTGATAATGAaaaagtatgtgtgtgcatgtgtcagggACGGTCACCTCAGTGGAACCCCTCGATCTGAGCTTCTAAGCCTCTGGTGGTTTTAAGGCTAAAGAGTTaacattttaggccaggtgcagtggctcatgcctgtaatcccagcactttgggaggctaaagtgcgcggatcacttgagctgaggagtttgagacgaacctgagcaaccccatctctaccaataatacagaaaaaagttagccgggtatggtgatgCTCGTGTATACTTCCAGctcctaaggaggctgaggtgggagaattccttgaacctggaggtagaggttatggtgagctgagaacacaccactgcactccagcctgggtgacagagtgagaccctgtctttaaaaagaaagagttaaCATTTTAGTATTGAGTTCTATCCCTTGGGACCTCTGAGAGACTACTTGGACTAGAGTGAAGTGTAACTTAACGCAGCCTGGGGTTGAGGATTCTCCTCAGTATTTTAGTCATTGTCCAGCCTTAAATATAGTATGGTGGCTGGTGGCATAGGTTTTAGAGTCAGAAagactgggttcaaatcttgcCATCTCTGC
It encodes the following:
- the PSMD2 gene encoding 26S proteasome non-ATPase regulatory subunit 2, which gives rise to MEEGGRDKAPVQPQQSPAAAPGGADEKPSGKERRDAGDKDKEQELSEEDKQLQDELEMLVERLGEKDTSLYRPALEELRRQIRSSTTSMTSVPKPLKFLRPHYGKLKEIYENMAPGENKRFAADIISVLAMTVSGERECLKYRLVGSQEELASWGHEYVRHLAGEVAKEWQELDDAEKVQREPLLTLVKEIVPYNMAHNAEHEACDLLMEIEQVDMLEKDIDENAYAKVCLYLTSCVNYVPEPENSALLRCALGVFRKFSRFPEALRLALMLNDMELVEDIFTSCKDVVVQKQMAFMLGRHGVFLELSEDVEEYEDLTEIMSNVQLNSNFLALARELDIMEPKVPDDIYKTHLENNRFGGSGSQVDSARMNLASSFVNGFVNAAFGQDKLLTDDGNKWLYKNKDHGMLSAAASLGMILLWDVDGGLTQIDKYLYSSEDYIKSGALLACGIVNSGVRNECDPALALLSDYVLHNSNTMRLGSIFGLGLAYAGSNREDVLTLLLPVMGDSKSSMEVAGVTALACGMIAVGSCNGDVTSTILQTIMEKSETELKDTYARWLPLGLGLNHLGKGEAIEAILAALEVVSEPFRSFANTLVDVCAYAGSGNVLKVQQLLHICSEHFDSKEKEEDKDKKEKKDKDKKEAPADMGAHQGVAVLGIALIAMGEEIGAEMALRTFGHLLRYGEPTLRRAVPLALALISVSNPRLNILDTLSKFSHDADPEVSYNSIFAMGMVGSGTNNARLAAMLRQLAQYHAKDPNNLFMVRLAQGLTHLGKGTLTLCPYHSDRQLMSQVAVAGLLTVLVSFLDVRNIILGKSHYVLYGLVAAMQPRMLVTFDEELRPLPVSVRVGQAVDVVGQAGKPKTITGFQTHTTPVLLAHGERAELATEEFLPVTPILEGFVILRKNPNYDL